The Nitrososphaerales archaeon sequence TTTAGAAATAAATTCTAATTCTAATTCTAATTCCCTCGATTTCCTGTCATACCCAAAACAGCATCAAATCTTTGTTCATCGGGACTCGATCAAAATGGTTATAGTCCCGTCCCCGGATTCGAACCTAAAACTTAACATGGGTTTTAGATAATGTTAGGCGATCAAAATTGAACATTACGACCATGACAAACTGTATTAGATGTCATCCCCCGCACCAAATCCAAAGAGGTTGTGCAGGAACCGAGATTAAGATCCAAAAACCTTATACACACCCCCTGCATACGCCTGCTTGAAACAAATCTATCATTGTCCAAAAATTGCCTCGTGGTATTGATTCGTATAAAATCACGCATATCAAGTACGTGCCATCTACCGCTCCCGTGAAGATCTCAGAACTGAAGGTGGCATGAGAAGATACTTATGAACGAACTTGGGATTTCACGTATGGATCTGGGTATAACAGGGAGGTCGTTTGTGACGAATCTAACAACTATAGGCAGAAAGACAGGCATGTTACACACAGTTCCACTAAGGCTCGTTTTCCACAATAATAGATTCTACGCTTCGAGGAGAAACGCAAATGGAGATTGGTTTAAGAATTTGCTTCACAATCCATCTGTTATTGTAGAGGTTAACGGAAAGAAGGTAAGGGGCAGAGCATCTGTAGTTGAGGATGAGCTATTGCGCCAAACCATATCTTCATTGAAATATGATGATGTGCGAGCCTCAATGGAGCGGATAATCATAGAGATAACGCCTGAAGTCATTTAATTCTAATGATTGTTGTAAGACCACGCTTTTCCGTACCGAACTCACTTACCTCTTCTACTGCTATGGTTACGGATATCACATCTCCTGCCTTGCATAAACATGCGTCAAGTATAATGCACTGGTCAAGCATGTGCTTTGGTAGCAGGTCTATCTGTTCCACATTTACTGATACTTTGCATGAGGAAAGCAGCTGTACAAACTGCTCCCTTGTCCAGTAAGAAATGCGTATATTTCGCTGCTCACGTGGCTTTGCGCTAATGTCAAGCCTTATCATTGGAGGCGCTTGCACATACCTTGACTGTCCTTCAACATACACATTAAATTCAAAAGGGTAGCCTGCAGTGAACTCGGCCATCTTGTTTATGCCGTCATCCTTTATGATATCTATTTTTCTTATTGTATTCCCGTACCATGCTATCCATTCGCTGGTGGTCTTTACCACATAGTCTATGGAATTCTTCCTCGCTTTACTCTCATGTTCAGGTAATTTGTATCTGTCAACCCAGTCCTTGTAATCCGAACTGATGTCCTCTATGAACTGTATGCATGTTAACTTGTAATCATCTATACTGTTCGCCCTTTCTGATTCAAAATCCGCACCAAACATGACACATCTTGTATGTCCATGCTTAAAAAGTTGTGATAGTTATTATAGCATTTCATTTGTATACATGCTCATTGAGTTTCACTTCCATAGTTAACGAGATGAAAGTCCAATTTGAAAGACATAGGGATTCATTGGTAAGCATGAGTAAAAGCAACCCTCAAAGGGTCTTTACTCAACTCAACCAGATAGCGTATTCCATAAGTGTAAAATATGGTTTCATGCTACAGTTGCACTTTCCCGATGCAAGGAAGATAACTGATGTAGAGATGCATGGAAAGGAAAATCTGAGCGTGATAGTGGATCCAAAGAGGAAGAGGTTTCCCATACCTAGGGATAGTATAAAGGATAAGGCTAAGGAATTTCTTGGCTATGTAGAAACTAAAGATGCTTACATGTATGAGGGTAAGGAAGGCCTTAAGGTTTTCTTGAAGAATGGAAGGCTCGATATTTTGCCAGGCTCTTTACATTTATGGTGCCCGATAGATGATGATGTAAGAAAATTCGTTGACTGGCTTTTGATTTATTGCTACGGAATAAAACCCGCCTAATTTGATTCTATCAGTTCAAACTTGAATTGCAATTTACCATTTGCGTCATAGACCTCTGCCTTGACGGGTAATGGTTTGTCCTTTACTATCCACACCCTGCTTTCCTTGTCCTTTATCTTGTAGCTCAAAACAAAGGAGTCATATGTTCCCGATTCGATAGTAATTCGTTCTTTAGCGGTTATCTTTAGATCCTCCTTCTGCACACCAAAAGTAATACTGCCCCAGACAGCACCGCCTGCAAGATACTTTGGTTCTATTGCATAATCAACTATCCATAATATTGAGCTCTGAACCATCTTAATGTAAGGTTTCATTGCTTCTTCTACAGGCGTCAATATTATCAATGATTTAGAGAGTAGCAACTCTTGCTCCTTGATCACATTTTTATCCTCTATTTTTATAGAGGTACGCCAGTCATCCCCTTGCCTTTCAATAAAGGTGAGAGTAGCTATAACTTCTTGGTAATCGTTGTCAAAATGGGAAAGCCTATATCTTAAGACAGTATTTTCTACCAGTGAGTTACCGGCATGCCATTGCTCTGTAGGCCGTTCAAGTATATCACTTCCGGGTGGTCTTGTCATCTCCCCATAGGCAATTATTCCAATTATTATAGCAGCTCCAACACCACCTGAAATACCCAAAATCTTTACTGCAGATGCCATGGTTACATCTAAGGCTAGGAAATTAAATATAAAAAAGTTGATTATTTACGGTCTGGCTATACCCAACTTGAATCGCGTCATAGCTACCATCATTGCAACGATCGAAGCCATCACCAGCGCTAAACCTAGGGGAAATTCAGGTACCACGATGATCTCAAAATTAGCAACCTCACGGATTGGCTCCGCCACACCAGGCAGTTCCCGAAGCACCGTCACCGTCACATGTGTGCGTCCTGCTTCTTGAAATGTTATCTCATGCGTTCCCTGCCCCGCCTTTGTTAGAAACTCGTTGTTGATTAGAACATTTCCTTTGGCATCCTCTACCTTGAAGATGTATCTTACGCTATCCACAAGCCTCTTCTGCTGGTCAAATATCACCACACCAAACTGTGTAACCTGGTCTGGTCGTATTTCAATTGGATCCCAGTAAAGATCGACATTGAATATCGCGGATGTAGTAGTGGTACTCAATGGTGGCGTAGGAATTTCCGGTTTTTCTTCTGGTGGTACTGGTGGTGTATCGCTCATCCTAGTTTCCAACAATTCGAGCTCGAACTGCACGGGAATCGGTTGTTGTGTAGTTAGAGCGAATACCTTTGCCCTTATTGGCAGCGGAAAGTCATCCTTGACCCATATCTTGCTATCAGCTCCATAGCGCCATCCGATTACATAGGTATCCCATGACTGACCCGCTGCCTGAATTGTTTCGGTGCCAATTGGTTGAACAGTTATACTTCCGCCCCCAATGGCTGCAATAACACCCCAAACTTGATTTACCCTAAGAGGTTTAGGATCAATCTTGGACGAATAGCTGCCAAGCCATGAGAGTGAGTCCTTGATTGCCTCTCTATACGGCCTTATTTCTTCAGACACTTCAGCACCAAGTGGTGTTAAAGTAATCGATGACAAGGTTAGCTGACCTGTAGCTACTTGCCCCTTCTCCTCTACTATTACATTTGTTATCCAGTTATTTCTGTTATCTTGTGAGCCGAACCACAAGGTTACATCGAACGGAGTTCCTCTCTTGTAGTCAAAATGCGATATCCTGTATTTTACCAATAAATCCTGCTGCAAATTATCTCCGGGATACCATGTCTGTGCATAGGCTGCCTTGGTTATCAACGCCCCGGATGCGATCAACAAGCCCATCATTATGTATGTCACATACTTGTTCATTGAATTCATAAGTAAATGCGAGCTTGATAAACATTTATCTTGTGTATGATTTCACAGATTGTTCTTTAAATTCACAAACCGTTTCGTTGCTTACTCATGACTGCAAAACGGGTAAGGGCTACCATTATCCCCACTATGGAACCCAGGAGTATGACGGTCCTGAGAGGAAATTCAGGCACCACTTTTAGATCAAAAGCTATGTATTCGTTTTGCGCCACTTTGAAATCTCCGATGCCTAACACATTTACCAGTACGCTAAACGAGCCAGATGATGGGAACTCCACAGTATGGGTTGTTATGCCGTTCATCACAAAGGAGCTCCTAAGCTCCTTTACTATCTGCTCATCTTTGGTAACCACAAAATCGTAATACACATTATGCACAGGTTCATTCGTTACGTAGTTTAGAAATTTGATATCAAACCTCACGATCTGGTTAGGTTTGATCTCCGTTGGTTCCCACACTACTTGTATCTTAAACGACTTGTTATTACTTACGAACGCATCTGGACGCTCATATCGCTGTGAACTGCTAAGGCTTTCAACAATCTCATCGTGTATGAACATACTCAAGGAGTATAGCGTTTGACCATATGCTACAGATGGAGCAACCAATGCTATAACAAGAACTCCCACTGCCAGATACATGTCAACAGATGATAATACCTTCATGTCTGATGAGTTTTATGAAAGTAAATATATAACAATACTGCATGGGTATTCATGTGCAAGTGCCCCAAGGTTCATTTCTACGAGGTTAAATTCAAACTAGAGGGTATGCGCACTATCGCCGTACATAAGAATTGCGGGGATGTATTGTCTGAAGCCCAGTTCGCGGAATTTGAAAAGAATTTGGTAAAACTCTGGAGCGTTGAAGGCGCTTAGCTCCTGTTTCAAATCTAGCCCCATGCACTTGTCAAGGCTCTAAAATGTTTATTAATGACGCTTGCAACGATAATTGTAGGTGTATGAGATGACAAAAATGATGAGGGTAGAGCTAGATGTTGAGAACGTGAATACTGACCAGGCCAAGTACTGGGTAGACGAAATCGCAAATCAATATGCAGATCTTGTGGTAGACAATGTGAACATATCTGGGAATAAGGTAACCTTCAACATTGGTTCACCAAGTATGGATGATTTAACGCCAGACGACATTAAGTTTAGGATTGAAGAGTATCTGACAATGAACGAGCAGCCGTTCAAACTGAAGAATCTTAGAGTCGGCTAGACCGGCACACAACACACATTTTTATTTCCGTACACCAACATAGCGTAGCGAGCATAATTAGGCAATGCTATCAGGCGTTTAGTTTAGCTATTATGCGTCATCTTTATTAGACTAGAATTAAACACTTAAAAATTGAAGGTATAGAATAAACTCATTGTATAGATCAGTATTCCTATTCATGTTAATCGTATCAGGTATTTTCGTTACCTATGGTGCGTATGCCACGCCAAGCATTGCGATAGTAGATTCTTACGGATACTTGGATGAAGAAGGACAGTATCTAGTGATCGGAGAGGTAATTAACAACGGTGACATTCCTGCGCATTTTGTAGAAATTATAGCAACCTTTTTTGATGAAGGTCGTGAGCAAATAGAGCAGCTTTCAGTATCTTCAGCTCTGCAGATCATTAGACCTGGTCAGGTATCGCCCTTTATTGTCAGATTGCAGGACAAAGTAGATGCTTCACTAGTTAGGTCATACGACGTGAGAGTTGGAAACATGGCTCCAACGACTTACAAAGAAGAAAAACTTTCAGTCATATTTCATAAGCTCGAGACTGCGGAAGATAATATCGTGATTTCTGGGAGGTTAGCGAATGACGGAAGTTCAGTATCCGCCAATACGAGGATAATGATTGTACTCTACAATGTTGTAGATGAACCGGTAAGGTATGTTAGTACTTTTACAGAACCGAGAAACATCCTGCCCTTTGGAAGTGCAACATTTTCAGTTAGAATTAAGGTTGACGATGTACTGAGTATAAATGGCTATGCGATAACCGCCGAGTCAAGCAACTATGCAGAAATCAATAGATTGGTGCAGAAGCGGGAAGGTTCACTTGAGCGCATTAGGGAAGTAATGTCGATTTCCAACCTGCTAACATATGATGCAAGCAACAGAGCTGTTGGTGCTGTGAACATCGGCGAACCTGTCATAGTTCGTACCAACATTACTAACAGAATAGCAGAAAGCAGAGACTACACATACATTATTCAAGTAAAGGATCAAAATGGATTTGTTGTTTCACTTTCATGGTCAATGGGAACTGTGCAGCCTGGCAGGAGTGTGATAGCAGTGATAGCATGGATTCCAGATAGCCCCGGAAGGTATACACTGCAGGCATTTGTATGGAAGAGCATAGAAGAACCGGTGCCTCTAGCATTTAGAACGCTAACAACTAATTTACATGTAATGTAGCTACCTCTTGTATCCTATCTTTCTCAAAAATTCTCTCCTCTCATTCCTTTCCCCCTCTCCTTCCACCCCTCGGCTTTTTACACCATCGATGACTCCCAGCACACCACGTCCCTGTTCAGTCTCTGCGATAATAACTTGTACGGGATTCGCTGTTGCACAGTGAATGTTTACCACCTCTTCTACTGCCTTTATCCTGTTCAACACATTTATTGGATATGCATTTGCAAGTATGACTACAAAGACATGACCCGCTGAAAGTTTCTGCGCAAATTCTACAGCGATATCTGTAAGTTGTTTGTCATTGCCATCGTATCTTATGAGTGCAGGTCCACTGGACTCACAGAAGGCTAATCCGAATCTTATAGATGTACCACTGCTCGTTAGCGTTTCATATATGTCCTCGACAGTTTTTATGAAATGCGCCTGCCCAAGTATTAGGTTCATGCCTGCAGGAATATCCAAATTAATGGCTATTGTTTGCATGGTGTAATTTTTACGAACTACAATAATAACGTTTTAGGATTGCATTGCACGCATTTATGAGCTTGCCAGAAAGTTTAGAAATCAACGGTTGATCTATGGTAAGATCCATAGCGATGTTAATCATAAACATGTAGTTCTTTAATGTCTTTGGCTTCAATGCAATTCTTTCTACAGCATTTCTTGCAACATGTCCTACATAAAGATAGCAGTCTGAATACAGACCTGCTTGGAGCAAAAATTGTATCTTTCTAGAAATTATCTTTCCAGAATGGCTCCCTATCACATGTGTATCTAGTCCTATAGCAGCTTGCGCACATCTAGAAAGAGATGACCTGTTTGCACGTTCCAGTCCCAAAGAGGCACTCGCTATCGTAATGCCTTCGCTGTCTCCACTTTCTCCTATTGAACGCAACTGCGCAAGCATGTGAGTAGGCATAGGTTTAGAACCATTACTGGCTACGACCCCTTCAAGATAGCAGTACCCTGCACACTTTAGCCAAAGGGACGATAATTGTGGGTTTTCGTCAGCAACTTCCCTCGCTTTATTTGCATAGAATAACGCGTCTACTATTTTACTCCTAGCGTAAACTGCCATTGATTTTTGCATAGCAATATCTGCATCATGCTTGAGGGCTGACAATGCCAACGTTGGATCGTTAACTATCCGCATATTCTGTATTAACGGAGCTATGCTGGAAGGGCTGGCTTTCGTATGCAACGAGTGTATCTCTACGTAAACATCATCGATATATATCAATTCTTGAATATTTTCATCAGATAAAATGATCAAATCGTATTCGCAGCACTCCAGTGCATAGTCCGTAGTTCTGCAGCCAGCAAGAGCTACAGAAAATTTTTCGTACTTTGACATGATGGTTTTCATTACACTTGCTGGTAGCTTCAATGCATATCACATTACCTTGCTTTAGTTTAAACAAAACGAACAATGATAGTTAACAACATTATTAAGGGATGCTTTAAATTGCGCCCATGAAGCACAAATTTCGTGCTCCGGTGGTGTAGCCCGGTTAAGCATAGCGGCCTCTCGAGCCGCCGATCGCGGGTTCAAATCCTTAGGTGAAAATCCCGCCCGGAGCACTACTCCACGAGTATATGTCTTACAATAACTGGCGAGAGTGCTTCTGGGTTCTCAATGCTCTTCCAGACGAATAGTTCAACCGTGTATATTCCTTCCGATTCAGGTTTCCAAGACTGTTCCATGTTCACAGTTTGTGCAGGATAGATCTTTCCTTTCACCCATGATAACGATACAGTTAATCCTTCAGAATCCTTTATCAGAACAAAATATGTGAATTCCTGTTCTTCATTCTCAGCATTTCTTATCTCATACTCTATCACTGTTTCCTGTGCAACACTTGCAGTTAAGATAGGCGCTGTCTGTACACTAACGACGACTTTAGATGGTATGTCAGATTGTGAAGAATCAGAACCTACTACGAATGACGTTGTATAAATAGCGGTAGATCCTGCGTAGGATACCTTGACCGTGTAAACACCGTGCAAACTTGATTTTCCATCAAGTTTCCCTAAATCAACAGAGAACTGTCCTGTAGGGGATATAATACTCGATGATACGGATTTGAATGTCCATGCACTGTTTCTTGGATTGAATACCTGTATAAGCACTTGACTATCAGGCAGTATAGGCGAAACTCTTCCATGTATTATCACATTGTCGCCAGGATTATAGGTGGTTTTGTCCGTTTCAACGTTCACAGATGCCCTATTCCTGACCTCAAAACTTATTGACCCTCTAATCTCGCCCTGATTGTTTTGATGGGTAGCTTCTAAGATATAGGTACCTATTCTAGCATTGTCATCCAGCACGAATTGATATGTGAAGGAGCCTGAATCATCCAGTACTACGTTTCCTGAATGGTATAATACTCCTGCGGATCCCCTGACACTGATCGACACAGCACTAGTAGGATCGAAGGAACCAAGAACTTGACCTGCAGCAGTTACCTTCATCCCAATTGTATATACTGTCTTGTCCGTGCTTAATGCGATCTTAGAGCTGTACTGTGCATATGCTGCATACGGAACAAGTAAAATCAACGGGATGAGAATTACCATGCTTTGTCTGAACATCTTATGCATAGACCATCACATACTCCTCTAATACTTATTACTTTTGAATACACCTGCATCAATAGTAAACACAATAATCTTGACAATTATTATTAAAATATCATTCTCCTATTAGGGAATTCATGTCAAACGAACTCTTGCTGTTAATGAAACGCATCTTAGAGACTTTGTAGTATATCACTTCACCCCTTCTTTCTATAACAGCTATCACAGGTTCTTTTCCCATCCGCGCTATCTCTTCTATCATATCATTAATTTTCTCCACCTGCATCTTTGTGCCTTCATTTATACCGAATACAACATATTTTGCAGATTTGTTGCCGTACTCGCCTCGTTCGTACACTCTAAAATCAACACCGAAACCAAAGCCTTCCTTGGCAACATATCCTCTGCTTCTTAAATCTCTATAGATCAAGAAACGTGTCCACGCCTCGGGATCTTTTCGCAATGCAATATCAACCAATTCATGAAAATTTACCGTTTGGTTCTCATGTCTGATCGTCAACTTACTTCCGTATAGCAAGTAAAGCGCCTCGTATATCCTAAGCAAATACTTCTTACCATCTTTATCACCATACCCTTTTTTAGCAAGTTCATCAATGGCCTTTTCATCGCTTACCAGCACACCGCTGTCCACAAGCTCGCCATGTACAACATACTCTATCTCTTCAGACATAACGATTAAATCACACTAGAATGCAGCTTCAATTTA is a genomic window containing:
- the endA gene encoding tRNA-intron lyase; translation: MSEEIEYVVHGELVDSGVLVSDEKAIDELAKKGYGDKDGKKYLLRIYEALYLLYGSKLTIRHENQTVNFHELVDIALRKDPEAWTRFLIYRDLRSRGYVAKEGFGFGVDFRVYERGEYGNKSAKYVVFGINEGTKMQVEKINDMIEEIARMGKEPVIAVIERRGEVIYYKVSKMRFINSKSSFDMNSLIGE
- a CDS encoding adenosine-specific kinase translates to MQTIAINLDIPAGMNLILGQAHFIKTVEDIYETLTSSGTSIRFGLAFCESSGPALIRYDGNDKQLTDIAVEFAQKLSAGHVFVVILANAYPINVLNRIKAVEEVVNIHCATANPVQVIIAETEQGRGVLGVIDGVKSRGVEGEGERNERREFLRKIGYKR
- a CDS encoding nitroreductase/quinone reductase family protein gives rise to the protein MNELGISRMDLGITGRSFVTNLTTIGRKTGMLHTVPLRLVFHNNRFYASRRNANGDWFKNLLHNPSVIVEVNGKKVRGRASVVEDELLRQTISSLKYDDVRASMERIIIEITPEVI